GGTATTAGTATTATTAAACTGACAGATAGTCATATCTCAGACCAGCTCCATGCAAAGTTCATTAAAGGCAAGTTTCTATATTACATTTTGCAGACACAGGACAAAAACGTACTTAACTCCTGATCTCCACTAGTGTCTTACTGAATTCTTGTTTCATGAACATTTGGTTTTCATGAAAAAACTGGTTTTCACAAGGTATGTTCAGATGAAGAGTGACAGATGTTTCCACATGCAGTGAGAAAGACCCTTTCTGTTTACAGCACATACCCAAAGCATGACAATGGTTAAATTGTCTTTCCTGAAACCTAATGACCAAAGCTTCTGAAGGTTGTCCATATGAGCACAATGCTTTCTTCAATGAACACACCAATATGTGTTAGGGGAGTGCAACATGATACTCGTGAGGTTAtgcttttccaaataaataatgcacaaatgagaaaatattcattttttttaaaaaaacttgacaaTTTTATCAGACAAagtgcaaagaaacaaaacaaaaagacaaaaacacgtggcaccttaaaagactataatattttaatttgatcttttgtggacaagtccatatggaaacaaaaagaagacaaagtaCAACCTGACAATTTGGCAAACTTGTGTTAGGAAAAGGCACTGTTCCCACCACCACCGCTCTTTCCAAACTCAGATTTAGAACTCCTATGGGTGCTGGCAAGAAGACTATTCAGAGAAGTTATCTAGATcagtggccaggatttctgggagttgaagtccaagaacatctggaggcccaaggttggagaccactgatctagatgaccCTATTCAAAAAAAGACATCTTGATTacccattaaaatattttaaactttgaACTCAGGTCCACGTGCCAAACTTGGCAGTTGTGCACAAAGAAGCATGTGCGGTGATTTAAATCAGTGGCCACCTGAGAAGATACAATGTTCAAGATGTTAACTTAGAACCTTCATCAGCCCTGGTCAACAAGGCCAGTTGTAATGGACTATGGAAATGTAGTCCAATGCCATCTGGAGGACCAAACGCCGCTTATTCTTGGATTAAATTACAGAAAATGTGGCAGTCAAAAGATTagtctttcttttaatttttgctttaaaaactaaacttaacaaaaattaaaattgtgtCTCTGTAAATTTTATAATCCAAGACCCTACAAAATTCtccatgtttccttttttaaaaaaaaagataaaaggtgTATCTGGTCCATTAACGCTCcttgattttttattattaatatatgATTGAATGGCTCCATCTGTTGGATGATACAACATCATGCAGGAGCCCAAGGACAGATGcttaaacataaaataataccACTCCAGTTCAAAGGGGAGATAGGAATAATCCTACTACTGTAAACTGATCtctggtttgttttctttaccagtaataaaataaattatttcttcaaAATTCAATCAAAATGTAAGGAATGTTCAGCTTGCTCCTAGGCAATTTCCACTGAGTTCATTCTCTAAAAGAGTTCATTCCTGAGTAAACAACTTCTGTATATTACTTATTCTATTCCAAACTAGCTAGGATTGCCAGCCTTTAATCTGACACTCTACAGAGATCCTATTCTAGTCACTCACTTAAGAGACTGGAAATtactttctttggactacagtgcccagaatcccatGTGATGTATGTGTAGAAGTCGTAGACTACTACTTGAGCTTCACATTGGCCCTGTTACTATGGCACCAAGAGGTTCCCAGGACATGCCTTCCCCACACGAGTAAAATTTATGAGAGGTCCTAAGAAAAACGGACTCAGATCCTTAACAACTTTTCCCTTTTGTATTCATATTGCCTTACAGAGAGAGGTTTACAGGCATTCAAAGAATATATGGCTGATAATGACTGAGATTGGATCATACAAACAGAAACACAGTATTTAATGCGACTTAATGATTTACTGTGTCCTTGGGGGATTTTGCTGCTTATGAAAAACAGGGACAAATTCCAGTCATAATACATGTTCTGTGCAGCATGGGGCAGTGCTTCGAAAATACAAATTGTCCATACAAATCCTGAGCAGGTGGCAGCCCTAAGGGCTATCAATGTTTGCCAAAACCAAACATTTGAAAGCTTAATTCCACACACAATGAAGCCAAAGGGgtgctttcagtttcttttcatgGGGTTTTAATTAAATTTACATTATATGGCTTTTTCACTAGcagactttttttgtttttatcttttcaaGGTTGAAATACCAAAACTGTACACACCAAATGTAAAGCTGTTTATGGGTAGATGAGTgcatggggtggagtgggggttgatactcatttatttcaaaatgaatttTACTGAAATGCAAGGAAACTCCCACTTTATTTTGAGAAGAAAATTCTAACATAATTATTTattgtaataataatttaataataattattattaaatgataATTATAGtgcaataattattatttattaattattgtaATTTACTacaaactttccctcagtgactgcctGCCTAAGAGAGATTTATACACAtaactgctttgaatatgtttttagtattgcttttatttatcatttctcagaatatttgtttcttctcttttaatatttgtatactcattgcttttagctttaaatagtgtcttttaatgatgtaagccgccttgggtcctgtttaaggagaaagatggggtaaaaatattctaaataaaaaatatgtCACATTTTTCAAAGACATGATTCAAAAAGTTTGAAACACTGACCTCTTTCACCTTGCCATTCCTGAACCACTTAAATCCTGCAACGTACTAATGgccatgttgtttttttttgtttttagttgtaCAGGAAAGGGGAGAACAAGGACTTCCTGGCCCGCAAGGCCCTCCTGGCCCGAGAGGACTACCAGGCCCAGCAGGTGCTCCAGGAAAACCCGGGTACGGAAACCAAGGCCCTCCAGGACCACAAGGGCCCCCAGGACTTTCGGGTGTTGGAAAACCCGGCCTTCCAGGTCCACAAGGAAAGCCAGGAGAAAGAGGACTTCCTGGTGAAAAGGGAGATATGGGACCTGCTGGCCTTCCTGGCCCAAGAGGTCTCCCTGGGGCCGCCGGAATTCCTGGTCCTGCCGGGATTTCTGTTGCTGGTAAAGAAGGACTGCCAGGGCCACAAGGGCCAAGGGGTGCCCCAGGAGAAAAAGGTGAGCCTGGCATACCTGGTGTAAATGGACAGAAGGGAGAAACTGGATTTGGGGTTCCCGGTCGCCCAGGAGAGAAAGGTCTGCCAGGGCCACAGGGACCTGCTGGGCCACCGGGACCTGCAGGGGTAGGGAGGCCTGGGGAAAGGGGTTTTCCAGGTCAGCCAGGTATTAAAGGGGACAGGGGCTTGCCTGGCATCTCAGGAGCAATGGGATCCCCTGGTGCCCAAGGACCTCCTGGAGAGCCAGGGCAACCGGGCATTGGAAAACCTGGGCCAAGTGGAACACCAGGATTGCCAGGAATTCCTGGAGCAAAAGGGCTCCCAGGGACCCCTGGCTTGACTGGGCCTCCTGGTCTCCCTGGATTTGGAAAACCTGGACTGCCTGGGATGAAGGGAGACAGAGGAGCTGAAGGCCTCCCTGGTATCCCAGGAGCAAAGGGAGAGCAAGGCCCGGCTGGAGCCCCAGGGGAACCGGGATCAGTCGGTGCACCGGGGAGCATGGGGCCTCAAGGGGCCAGGGGTGCCGCTGGTGAAAATGGCATACCAGGTCTCAAAGGCGATAGGGGGCTTCCAGGTGCAGCTGGCTTCCCAGggacaaaaggagagagaggcctTCCAGGATCAGATGGGAAGCCAGGGTTTTCAGGGGAACCAGGACTTCCTGGCCCAAAGGGGCTGCCAGGTTTGCCAGGTCCCAAAGGAGACACAGGCCACGCTGGACCAGCAGGCCTACCTGGACCAATGGGTTCCCCAGGACCTAAAGGAACGGCAGGAGTCAATGGGGAGCCAGGTCCAAGAGGTCCACCTGGAATACCTGGCACAAAAGGACCAATTGGCACTCCAGGTATTCCAGGGGTCCCTGGCAGCAAAGGGGAAATGGGTGCACCTGGATTACCAGGTCCAGCTGGTATTGCTACAAAGGGTTTAGATGGGCCTATGGGACCTGCTGGACCTCCAGGCCCCAAAGGCCACTCTGGAGAGCCTGGATTGCCAGGTCCTCCCGGTCCACCTGGACCTCCTGGGGAGATGGTGCCACAAGGGCAGGCTATAGCAGGCCTCCCTGTTATGAAGGCTGGTGCAATCCAAGGCCTGACGGGTATGCCAGTGTCAGCCTTCACTGCCATTCTTTCCAAAGCATACCCTCCATCAGCGGCCCCTATCCGGTTTGATAACGTTTTGTACAATAGGCAGCAGCACTATGACCCTAGGTCAGGCATCTTCACTTGCAGGATACCAGGACTTTACTACTTTGCTTACCATGTTCATGTGAAAGGAAATCATGTTTGGGTTGGTTTGTACAAGAATGGCTCACCCATCATGTACACATTTGATGAATATAAGAAAGGATACCTTGATCAGGCGTCTGGGAGCGCTGTTATCGATCTGACAGAGAATGACCAAGTTTGGGTACAGCTACCCAACAATGAATCAAATGGTCTGTTCTCTTCAGAATATGTTCACTCCTCCTTCTCAGGTTTCTTATTTGCACAGATTTAATAACATTTCATACCTCCCCCCAGAACTAAGCATCTtagtatgtttttttaatatatatatttctagacaTCCACTACCAACTAGTGACTGAACACTGAATTAAAATTCTGAGGCAAATGCTGCATGATGCATATCTCTTaggtgctatttttaaaagacaaagggGAATATAATTATTCACAAAGTATAATCACTTTTTAATGCAGCAGTCAGACATGAATTTTACTTACCCCCAAACCAAGATAACAGTAGTAATTACAAGTGCCAAGATTAAGTCTTAGAAAAAGGTATAATTACTGTATCTTGCATAAACCTTCTCAGTCACCTATATATAGAAAAGAAGTGCTTAACACTGCCTTCCTATCCTTGAATAATCTGATTAACACCACTGATACCTATTCCAGATTATATGGATTTTAATTTAACATAACCTATTTATTTGCATTCAAAAATTATTTCAACACAGCCATGAGGGATTGAaattgaaagaaaatatataaaaagttcTTCATTTTGAAATTAATGAGCTAATTTACATAAGAAATGTAATAAGTTCACAAACAATTTTAATATAACTGTAAATGAATACTATTGATCTAATATGAAATTACTATAATTATCCATCATGAATGCTTATCTTTTTTCATCAAGTAATTAGGAAACAATGCTTTGAGATACATGGTGTTacaaacaaactagaatattCCAAATGAAATTATCCTCATATTGTTAGGTTATGTCAATATTCTGCACTAAAAAATCTGTTCAAGTACTATCTTCTATAGACACAATTTTGAGTGATCATTTTATTCATCCTCACAAAATATTCTGTGTAGTTAATTACTCATTAACAGAAAATGGTTTTGTTATGAACAATATGCATCAACTACAAATTAGGAAAATGTGTACTGTCtgattttgttcattttatactaTGGTGCTTGTATAAATTATTCATTCATTGTAACAATATGAGACCAGTTATTGGGGTGGAGAGTAAATATTGCATTGTTCTTGACTGCATAATATTCTTTGTGAAACCACCAAAAAAAGTTTATCCAAAGCATCATTTTAAACTTTGTTCTAAAATGTCTAGTTTTTCAAACAAATGTTCTTCAAGTATGgtttaatatatattattattaaataaaaaaggaaatacaCCTTTGACTTTGGTTGCCTTTATTTAGTTGGTTtttagaacttttaaaaatatgtgtgtgtgcaaatttatTGGTATTTTCTCACAAGATGGGGCTTCTGAAGGCTTGTTCATGACCCAAACACATGAAAACAACTGTTTTtcactttcaatttttttatgtTAAAAGAGCCAATAGCAACATTTACCCATAAGTGGGTGAAGCTGCAACACAAAACTCTGAATATTGTTGTATTTCATTTTCACATTATGTTGTGAGTAtgctggaaaattctgaaaagcagTGCAAACAGAAGTATATGCAGACCTAAAATCCACAGAACTAGCTGAGAGCAAGGGCTAGCCCCTCTTTCCGCTTGCAGTCCATATAAAACTAGCATTGTTGTCATATGCTACAATTCCCACAAGGAGGATTTTTCTGCTTACAGATTTCCTATATACTGAATGCTATGAAATGTCTCTCTTGCAATATGACACAATGTCATGATAAACAGAGTATTGCTATCTCCAATCCAATCCAAACCTGATCAGCTGTTACCTGAGACCTGTAATTTTAAATGTGTAGCTCAGGACACACTACATGCAGAAGTTACAATCATACATTGGGTGTTTCCACTTCTCTACTTCTGTCACACACTCTGCTACTGGCCCTGGACAAGCTTATTCTGGAAGTAGACAATCAGAGGCAAACAGGAACTTTTAATCTTCTCTTTGTTGCCAACATACAAAGCAAAGGTAGGAACCAGATATTTACACGGAGAAACACACAGCCAGGGAAGTGGATGCTTAACCAACTCCTGCTGATCAGTTTTCCTCAGCCCTTTTTCTCAGCTGGATTCCAAAACTGGCTTACCCAATTAAGGAAGAAAAAGTGGCAAGCAAAGGAAGGGTTAAGTAGCCTTTTGTTCTTTCCTACAGTATTTCTTgcaaccaccaccccccccccgccctttatTTGCTTTGCAGGTTTTCTATTTTCTGACAGGATGTTTATGTAGCAAGGAGGCTTTGGAATCCAATGTTTGGTGGTTAAAATCTTTACTCTTAGACCCAAGCCATCTTCCAAATTtaagacacacaccccaccaACCCAACCTCATCTAAGGGCATGATCACACGATGGAACTCTTCTGAGCGATGTTATgaagttttaaagaaaaccattATATGGCAGAGAGGTCACTCACctttaaaagctgaagttttataATTATACTGTATGGCAGCGACCATATCTTTCCAAAACTCACACTTCTTCCCAGGACTGTGCTataaagataaaaaagaaatacTATAACCCTTCTCATTATAAGTGGCCCTAAATGTTGGAAGAATAAGCAATGTGAATTACATAAACTACTGCTCAAAGGTAAGACGTGCAACGTAATGTTGCAAGGAGAGTGTTCCTATTTACAATTCCAACCAGCCACTCGTGCCCCTTTACAGGATATTTAATTGCATTacctttcctgctttttctttctctcttccactcccctcccccccaaaa
The Pogona vitticeps strain Pit_001003342236 chromosome 1, PviZW2.1, whole genome shotgun sequence genome window above contains:
- the COL10A1 gene encoding collagen alpha-1(X) chain — translated: MKLQISTVLMLLSMAFVHGSEGFYPERYQKQPSVPMKGPHFLPFGIKSHVVQERGEQGLPGPQGPPGPRGLPGPAGAPGKPGYGNQGPPGPQGPPGLSGVGKPGLPGPQGKPGERGLPGEKGDMGPAGLPGPRGLPGAAGIPGPAGISVAGKEGLPGPQGPRGAPGEKGEPGIPGVNGQKGETGFGVPGRPGEKGLPGPQGPAGPPGPAGVGRPGERGFPGQPGIKGDRGLPGISGAMGSPGAQGPPGEPGQPGIGKPGPSGTPGLPGIPGAKGLPGTPGLTGPPGLPGFGKPGLPGMKGDRGAEGLPGIPGAKGEQGPAGAPGEPGSVGAPGSMGPQGARGAAGENGIPGLKGDRGLPGAAGFPGTKGERGLPGSDGKPGFSGEPGLPGPKGLPGLPGPKGDTGHAGPAGLPGPMGSPGPKGTAGVNGEPGPRGPPGIPGTKGPIGTPGIPGVPGSKGEMGAPGLPGPAGIATKGLDGPMGPAGPPGPKGHSGEPGLPGPPGPPGPPGEMVPQGQAIAGLPVMKAGAIQGLTGMPVSAFTAILSKAYPPSAAPIRFDNVLYNRQQHYDPRSGIFTCRIPGLYYFAYHVHVKGNHVWVGLYKNGSPIMYTFDEYKKGYLDQASGSAVIDLTENDQVWVQLPNNESNGLFSSEYVHSSFSGFLFAQI